The following proteins are co-located in the Takifugu flavidus isolate HTHZ2018 chromosome 16, ASM371156v2, whole genome shotgun sequence genome:
- the mgaa gene encoding MAX dimerization protein MGA a isoform X2, producing MASMKKQKEMVFHQEGVATPTGEPPPQYLTVPKSGKPKKSGLESSILEINEMDDSMSKASMPQLKGATRTRPGLTSVKHPASSNLQTENLSPDNICKGVRVTLDNNNMWNEFFRCKTEMILTKQGSRMFPYCRFRISGLQPGRRYSLLMDIQPLDNSRYKWTGKSWQVAGKAEHPVKSRPFPHPESPSTGQHWMQTPVSFYKLKVTNNCTNQDGHIILHPMHRYIPRLHVVQTDKAAKDIRLNGPGVITFVFPQTEFMAVTSYQNSQFAQLKVDYNPFMKGLKDEGNSWSLKLKPGKDLHKAGGQNDNEQHPLRKSLKSLLANHKPKATKTADSTVCKDLQEKTAKTESTSTVPENCNPCPTQKLFSEIIREAHISLQRCSLEHQGDGSSPSLRNEPRSTQNNSSKNKGQDDSERDHISEEAYPGTPPQLKSDPNPAIKKDEEKPLKSPNCRLDLQHDSDVGDGVALEVPQKSVDCHNSGPSEENARKNKRPAPLPLPALALFLKQHLAKSKKASSKSDSPTPPFPSEPQSSAAVSESPHSSCVTIDTQQEVDTVRECDSDSAACVNTKVDPNELVQTFTGHEEEIVHWPSSPSCPEAGDNKSQKESRTVLTSISFAEEKGPEAAVPDAPLLPSTQQPCSPGKPIPITTSTVVSLLGNLSPPHDKLPAPADALQLEAKSSALLSDSPPMMPLLPDPECSSFCFESFSPASSPEPLVSLACSQAVQLDSITFETKEDEEKGHSNSSVFKWHTVIPLHEHYVDTPFSYQPTAQTLSLAAPPLLPPQAPEPQTFVGATPPPEIALPFQENEEHSLPFPGELSPLQLPLSPTFSSLDGNGLSPTPSLTDLVHFFSNDDLGMGLDFSNSEPVAVSCPSPSAVEDHRQDRSQQEVANKRYKYKKSRRHKVLKNGVDVKNSTYTSMQPNLEEVEEQLFVSFTSKEALQLHLGEEKPPQPNASLDVQETSHIPENDTTLSLEEKISSFEKILLRDLKLMRHRQVIHPVLQEVGLKMNLLDPTLAIDLQYLGVHLPIPPPRTSLEPVVQELHPAHGACSAFVSRTGKTTDVTQIKGWREKFTPAEATSTPKPPTAEGDVSAVAAGSDSQKKNLSAFCSDMLDEYLENEGRLIDERASTFSQPVVDIAPPLAYELPTKSTSYVRTLHSVMQKQTGSATSELISGFIPPSKRPKLSLKETRNFRKEPAKQRGPKHNRPKPKASSASLGQVESNIIDTHPAPAQPDPVLPEPPTLKRKKKHLKPNPTPQTVTLPQTPTTLPSTSEDMAPLDSDSELGDLNSPKSTAQKEDTAAVPPHQEGGAHGMTRALLRQKDLEDGVIWEGRHRTTVTEERASIALTSLFTLMGFVRENPTAPIQLACRRAPPCLNDFCRLGCVCSSLGYCSRISHCGRPACMLGCSCLKQKVVLLKNLDGSDSSPSHHSKKRKKKRRMKMAYVLKEADSVSQPADRVRTLWKRNDRDHDPDPVHIPKRHNMLKRAEQSSCARVRVFRGKKSRRTDEVAPNGLKSKQLQPKSRRQGDLEPETRTSASPTGKPPTPGFPNLQSVGTSPQPSSPGEPQVEAPEEPPPKPSKRLIILAECMWASDNDRNLVLKELCERMACDQLDKPFWIRQYFISPVLQTTEGSGTDCCIQYKIHISTPKPEPENSAASRETAQVVKAAADEQSVHFDDWQREIEPEEVEHLDEERHVAGDGVPEVEVGSASKCEGRAAVGRDAKKRGRGKDDQRRADMGLPFLTGISPAGFLSATRKQPGEGDHAIKVNGKLYPMAKVQLGKMGALHPANRLAAYLTGRVGSSNKRPPSLSSVLSQTLQFQSSDPAPQTIQASVENSGLTGNPPPGPKPSVKVTIPSTTTASQVITNLTQPLNQPNKASKMFMVPVLSSSGMVPMAPVPTPTSTSQKIVLYPVKSTTGVQYFRRPDGQLYRLLPMSQLRQLKLKQAGQTGALPSSHPVLVRQNVSKAPPLTSVITNLVTAASTVSSSANTFTTSSSCSSSTRTSPTSSLLGPLPSLAALLSQKNECTFKTLPAASSSLPSIKSVTCALPLDPSRLAVEQKVTPPPPPTVKTPEDASGPALHSSTQQTGSELELACNPSDLDIICVNEDTRPDDTEGGAGRAPQAGREESSSGDESTDSEGGDVGRDEATGPLRKNRLLQNTLEKLRRTKIRLLFDSLRTELGSIDDRTSKASILQKAVQEIQQLVTLESKLKKKKRRLMKKRDRLIDAVSPSGEREQLNASSEQQILEQQHAANQLPAAGGGASATPAGKQSCIPVEPFSKPHNNLQAPPPPVPTPVQALKPPPAKPGVSHNASCNNQRTVPNILSRRRKPPTPSNNDKEVEKLNNLLVQPSSTLQQQEVPANLPSPPPPAAPPPPPHILLVPPRPERSSDQSRGLGHPSETLPSCPSSKGPTLCPGPGAGEQAVEGVRGLSEEPCKDSNWESLTPSDDDVLMNQPMDTAHLQEESVHSSWLLRLDSDSDEPVTSETEEAGLDDRMQCSEHKLLPGPTNGNIINGGALVPPPLLQMRVGGATVVDTTSRPMPRLVPLGLRGTLPS from the exons ATGGCTTCTATGAAGAAGCAAAAGGAAATGGTGTTTCATCAGGAAGGGGTAGCTACCCCTACTGGGGAGCCTCCCCCACAATACCTGACTGTTCCCAAATCAGGAAAGCCAAAAAAATCTGGGCTGGAATCAAGTATTCTTGAAATCAACGAAATGGACGATTCGATGAGTAAAGCCAGCATGCCACAATTAAAGGGAGCCACCCGAACCCGTCCTGGATTAACTTCAGTGAAACATCCTGCAAGTTCAAACCTTCAGACAGAAAACCTTTCACCTGACAACATCTGCAAAGGTGTCAGAGTGACActggacaacaacaacatgtgGAATGAGTTCTTCAGGTGTAAAACGGAGATGATTTTAACCAAACAGGGAAGCAGGATGTTTCCATACTGCCGCTTTCGAATTTCTGGCTTGCAGCCTGGCAGGAGGTACTCTCTCCTGATGGATATCCAACCTTTAGACAATAGCCGTTACAAGTGGACTGGCAAGAGCTGGCAGGTTGCTGGAAAAGCTGAACATCCAGTCAAGAGTCGACCATTTCCTCATCCAGAGTCCCCCTCGACGGGTCAGCACTGGATGCAGACTCCAGTCTCTTTCTACAAACTGAAGGTGACAAACAACTGTACCAACCAAGATGGGCATATCATCTTACACCCGATGCATCGCTACATACCACGACTCCACGTGGTCCAAACGGACAAGGCCGCTAAAGACATTAGGTTAAATGGCCCTGGAGTTATCACGTTTGTTTTCCCCCAGACAGAGTTTATGGCTGTCACCTCCTACCAGAACTCCCAATTTGCTCAACTTAAAGTGGACTACAACCCCTTTATGAAGGGCCTGAAGGATGAAGGAAACTCCTGGAGCCTGAAACTGAAACCTGGGAAAGACTTGCACAAAGCTGGAGGACAGAATGATAATGAGCAACATCCACTCAGGAAAAGCTTGAAGTCTTTGCTTGCAAACCATAAACCAAAAGCAACGAAAACAGCAGACTCAACAGTGTGTAAAGACCTTCAGGAGAAAACTGCAAAGACGGAGTCCACTTCCACGGTTCCTGAGAACTG CAACCCATGTCCTACTCAGAAACTATTTTCTGAAATTATCCGCGAGGCTCATATTTCTCTGCAGAGATGCAGCCTGGAGCACCAGGGGGACGGTTCTAGTCCCTCTCTCAGAAATGAGCCAAGGAGCACACAGAACAACTCCTCCAAGAACAAAGGACAAGATGATTCGGAGAGGGATCATATTTCTGAAGAAGCATATCCTGGGACACCACCTCAATTGAAAAGTGATCCTAATCCTGCAATAaagaaggatgaggagaaaCCTCTGAAATCCCCAAACTGTAGATTGGATTTGCAACATGATTCTGACGTCGGTGATGGTGTGGCTTTAGAAGTACCCCAGAAGTCTGTGGACTGCCACAATAGTGGACCATCAGAGGAGAATGCAAGGAAAAATAAACGTCCCGCACCATTACCTTTGCCAGCCTTGGCCCTCTTCCTGAAGCAGCATTTGGCAAAATCCAAAAAGGCCAGTAGCAAGTCTGACTCTCCAACACCTCCATTCCCATCAGAACCTCAAAGCTCTGCTGCAGTTTCTGAAAGTCCACATTCCAGCTGTGTCACCATTGATACCCAACAGGAAGTTGACACTGTCCGAGAGTGTGACAGTGACAGTGCTGCTTGCGTCAATACAAAGGTTGATCCCAATGAACTGGTCCAGACATTTACTggacatgaagaagaaattgTACATTGGCCTTCCAGTCCATCATGTCCAGAGGCTGGAGACAACAAAAGCCAAAAGGAATCAAGAACTGTCTTGACCTCCATTTcatttgctgaggagaaaggtCCTGAGGCAGCAGTACCAGATGCACCATTGTTACCCAGTACCCAACAACCCTGCAGCCCTGGGAAGCCCATACCCATCACTACTTCAACTGTTGTCTCTTTGCTGGGTAATTTGTCACCCCCTCATGACAAATTGCCAGCTCCTGCAGATGCTCTGCAACTAGAAGCAAAGTCCTCCGCACTACTTTCAGACTCCCCACCCATGATGCCACTGCTTCCTGACCCGGAGTGCTCATCATTTTGCTTTGAATCCTTTTCGCCAGCAAGTTCTCCAGAGCCTTTAGTTTCCCTAGCATGCTCCCAGGCAGTCCAGCTTGACTCCATTACCTTTGAAACAAAAGAAGACGAGGAGAAAGGACACAGTAACTCATCTGTCTTTAAGTGGCACACAGTCATACCCTTACACGAGCACTACGTAGATACTCCATTCTCATATCAACCAACAGCACAGACTCTCTCTTTAGCTGCACCACCTCTGTTGCCTCCCCAGGCTCCTGAACCTCAGACATTTGTCGGCGCCACACCTCCCCCTGAAATAGCTCTTCCTTTTCAAGAGAATGAGGAGCACTCTTTACCCTTCCCTGGCGAGTTGTCCCCTCTTCAGCTGCCGTTGTCTCCAACTTTCTCGTCACTGGATGGAAACGGATTATCACCCACACCTTCGTTGACAGACCTTGTACACTTTTTCTCCAACGATGATCTTGGGATGGGGTTGGACTTCTCAAACTCGGAGCCAGTGGCGGTTTCCTGCCCTTCTCCAAGTGCTGTAGAGGATCACAGGCAAGACAGATCGCAGCAGGAAGTAGCCAACAAACGCTACAAGTACAAGAAGTCTCGGCGACACAAAGTTTTGAAGAATGGGGTGGATGTAAAGAACTCCACCTACACCAGCATGCAGCCTaacctggaggaggtggaggagcagttatTTGTCTCATTCACTTCAAAG GAGGCCCTCCAGCTTCACCTCGGGGAAGAGAAGCCCCCGCAGCCCAACGCGTCGCTGGACGTGCAGGAAACTAGCCACATACCTGAGAACG ACACCACACTGAGTTTGGAGGAGAAGATCAGCTCCTTTGAGAAGATTCTCCTCAGAGATCTGAAGCTTATGAGACACAGACAGGTGATCCACCCAGTGCTGCAGGAAG TGGGGTTAAAGATGAACCTGCTGGATCCAACTCTGGCCATAGACCTGCAGTATCTGGGAGTCCACCTTCCCATTCCTCCCCCCAGAACCTCCCTGGAGCCAGTCGTCCAGGAGCTCCATCCAGCTCATG GTGCTTGTTCAGCGTTTGTGTCCCgtacaggaaaaacaacagatgtCACTCAGATTAAAGGTTGGAGGGAGAAATTTACGCCAGCAGAGGCTACATCCACCCCAAAACCTCCCACAGCTGAAGGTGATGTCTCTG ctgttgctgcaggGTCTGACTCACAGAAGAAGAACCTGTCTGCGTTCTGCAGTGACATGTTGGACGAGTACCTGGAGAATGAGGGCAGGCTGATCGATGAGCGGGCCTCCACCTTCTCTCAGCCTGTCGTAGATATCGCTCCACCTCTGGCCTACGAGCTGCCCACCAAGAGCACCAGCTACGTCCGGACCCTCCACAGTGTGATGCAGAAGCAGACGGGTTCAGCCACCTCTGAACTGATCTCTGGCTTTATCCCCCCCTCTAAGAGACCCAAACTTAGCCTAAAAGAGACCAGGAACTTCAGGAAGGAACCCGCAAAGCAGAGGGGTCCCAAACACAACCGACCCAAACCAAAAGCAAGCTCTGCTTCTCTTGGACAAGTAGAATCGAATATCATTGATACACATCCTGCACCCGCCCAACCGGACCCTGTTCTTCCAGAGCCCCCTACCctcaagaggaagaaaaagcatCTCAAACCCAACCCCACGCCACAGACTGTCACCCTCCCTCAGACCCCTACCACTCTGCCCAGTACGTCCGAGGACATGGCACCGCTGGACTCTGACTCGGAACTTGGAGACCTCAACAGTCCCAAGTCTACCGCACAGAAGGAGGACACGGCTGCTGTGCCACCCCACCAGGAGGGTGGAGCTCATGGAATGACCCGTGCTCTGCTACGACAGAAAGACCTGGAGGATGGGGTGATCTGGGAGGGCCGACACAGGACCACTGTCACCGAGGAGAGGGCCAGCATCGCCCTGACGTCCCTCTTCACTCTGATG GGCTTTGTCAGGGAGAATCCCACTGCCCCCATCCAGCTGGCATGCAGGCGGGCCCCCCCCTGCCTGAATGACTTCTGCAGGCTGGGCTGTGTCTGTTCCAGCCTGGGCTACTGCTCCAGGATCAGCCACTGTGGCCGGCCGGCCTGCATGTTGGGCTGCAGCTGCCTGAAACAAAAGGTGGTCCTCCTCAAAAACCTAGACGGGTCTGACTCGAGCCCCTCGCATCAcagcaagaagaggaagaagaaaaggaggatgaagatggccTATG TCCTTAAGGAGGCTGACAGCGTTTCCCAGCCTGCTGACCGTGTGCGGACGTTGTGGAAGAGGAACGACAGGGACCACGATCCAGATCCAGTTCACATTCCCAAACGACACAACATG CtgaaaagagcagagcagagcagctgcgcCCGCGTCAGGGTGTTCCGTGGTAAAAAGAGTCGCCGCACAGACGAG GTGGCACCAAACGGGCTCAAGTCAAAACAGCTTCAGCCCAAATCTAGAAGGCAGGGAGACCTGGAGCCAGAGACTAGAACTAGTGCCAGTCCGACAG GTAAACCGCCTACACCAGGTTTCCCCAACCTTCAGTCCGTGGGGACCAGTCCCCAGCCCAGTTCCCCAGGTGAACCACAGGTGGAAGCACCTGAAGAGCCACCGCCAAAGCCCTCAAAGCGTTTGATCATCTTGGCTGAGTGCATGTGGGCAAGTGACAATGACCGGAACCTGGTGCTGAAGGAGCTGTGTGAAAGGATGGCCTGTGACCAGCTGGACAAGCCCTTCTGGATCAGGCAGTACTTTATCAGTCCTGTCCTTCAGACCACTGAGGGGAGTGGCACCGACTGCTGCATTCAATACAAGATCCACATCTCCACCCCCAAACCGGAGCCAGAAAACTCAGCAGCATCAAGAGAAACGGCACAG GTGGTGAAGGCGGCTGCTGATGAACAGTCGGTGCATTTTGACGACTGGCAACGGGAGATAGAGCCTGAAGAGGTGGAGCATCTGGACGAGGAGCGGCACGTGGCAGGAGACGGCGtcccagaggtggaggtgggctCAGCATCAAAGTGTGAAGGCAGAGCGGCCGTCGGTCGAGACgctaaaaaaagaggaaggggAAAGGATGACCAAAGAAGGGCCGACATGGGTCTTCCTTTCCTGACCGGAATCTCTCCCGCTGGATTCCTCTCGGCAACCCGCAAGCAGCCTGGAGAAGGAGATCACGCCATCAAG GTGAATGGGAAGTTGTACCCGATGGCTAAGGTCCAGTTGGGGAAGATGGGGGCCCTCCACCCAGCCAATCGGCTGGCAGCCTACCTAACAGGCCGCGTAGGTTCCAGCAACAAGCGGCCACCTTCTTTATCTTCAGTGCTGTCTCAAACTCTTCAGTTCCAGAGTTCAGATCCAGCTCCTCAGACCATCCAGGCTTCTGTGGAGAATTCTGGTCTTACTGGGAACCCCCCACCGGGACCCAAGCCTTCTGTGAAAGTCACCATCCCCTCCACAACCACAG CCTCTCAGGTCATCACGAATCTGACCCAACCCCTTAATCAGCCCAATAAAGCCTCTAAGATGTTCATGGTTCCGGTCCTATCTTCTTCTGGGATGGTTCCGATGGCACCGGTCCcaacccccacctccaccagtCAGAAGATAGTCCTGTACCCGGTCAAGTCCACCACAGGCGTCCAGTATTTCCGCAGACCAGACGGGCAGCTTTACCGGCTGCTTCCCATGAGCCAGCTGAGGCAGCTCAAGCTGAAGCAGgctggtcagacag GCGCCCTGCCCTCCTCACACCCTGTGCTGGTTCGTCAGAACGTCTCCAAGGcgcctccactcacctcagttaTCACCAACCTCGTGACTGCCGCCTCCAccgtctcctcctccgccaACACCTTCAcaacctccagctcctgctcttcctccacaaGGACGTCGCCTACTTCCTCTCTGTTAggccccctcccctctctcgcCGCTCTGCTGTCTCAGAAAAATGAATGTACCTTCAAAACCCTCcccgccgcctcctcttccttgcCAAGCATCAAATCCGTGACTTGTGCGCTTCCACTGGACCCCAGCAGACTCGCAGTTGAACAGAAGGTGACTCCGCCCCCACCTCCAACAGTGAAGACACCAGAAGACGCGTCTGGTCCGGCTCTTCATTCCTCTACGCAGCAGACTGGctctgagctggagctggcCTGCAACCCATCGGACCTGGACATCATCTGTGTAAACGAGGACACGAGGCCCGACGACACAGAGGGCGGGGCCGGGCGCGCGCCTCAGGCAGGGCGGGAAGAATCCTCCAGTGGCGACGAGTCCACGGACTCTGAGGGTGGTGACGTGGGCAGAGATGAAGCAACGGGTCCTCTAAGAAAAAAC cgacTGTTACAGAACACGTTGGAGAAACTTCGTCGGACAAAGATCAGGTTGCTGTTTGACTCTCTGAGGACGGAGCTGGGCTCCATCGATGACAGGACATCCAAGGCCTCCATCCTGCAGAAG GCAGTGCAGGAGATTCAGCAGTTGGTGACACTTGAGtcaaagctgaagaagaagaagcgccGTTTGATGAAAAAAAGGGACCGACTGATTGACGCCGTGTCTCCTTCGG GTGAGAGGGAGCAGCTGAATGCCTCGTCCGAACAGCagatcctggagcagcagcacgcagccaatcagctgccaGCAGCCGGGGGGGGCGCTTCTGCTACTCCGGCTGGGAAACAGTCTTGCATCCCAGTTGAACCATTTTCTAAGCCACACAACAATCTGcaggcccctcctcctcctgtcccgacACCTGTTCAAGCACTGAAGCCCCCTCCGGCTAAGCCCGGTGTCTCCCACAATGCATCGTGCAACAATCAAAGGACAGTCCCCAACATCCTGTCCCGCAGAAGGAAACCTCCAACACCATCCAACAATGACAAAGAAG TAGAAAAGCTGAACAACCTGCTGGTCCAACCATCAAgtacgctgcagcagcaggaggtcccGGCAAATctaccctctcctcctcctcctgctgctcctcctcctcctcctcacatcttGCTGGTCCCTCCAAGACCTGAGCGGTCTTCAGACCAGAGCCGAGGCCTGGGCCACCCCTCTGAGACCTTACCATCATGTCCTTCATCTAAAGGTCCCACTTTGTGTCCTGGTCCGGGTGCTGGTGAGCAGGCAGTGGAAGGGGTCAGGGGGTTGTCTGAGGAGCCCTGTAAAGACTCCAACTGGGAGAGTTTGACTCCCAGTGATGATGATGTCCTCATGAACCAGCCAATGGACACTGCACACCTACAGGAGGAGTCTGTCCACAGCTCGTGGCTCCTGCGGCTGGATTCAGATTCTGATGAACCCGTTACCTCGGAGACGGAAGAGGCGGGCCTTGATGACAGAATGCAGTGTTCTGAGCACAAACTGTTGCCAGGACCCACCAATGGGAACATCATAAATGGTGGCGCCCTGGTTCCCCCCCCTCTGCTTCAGATGAGGGTTGGTGGGGCCACGGTGGTGGACACCACCAGCAGGCCAATGCCCAGACTGGTTCCTCTGGGTTTGCGGGGAACCCTACCGAGCTGA